A region from the Aphis gossypii isolate Hap1 chromosome 1, ASM2018417v2, whole genome shotgun sequence genome encodes:
- the LOC114124809 gene encoding histone H1A, sperm-like, producing MTDNVVVSTPAPVAASPAAKKSPAKKKVATAAKAKKSAATHPTTSVMVTSAIKELKEKKGSSLPAIKKYLAANYKVDPAKLAPFIRKFLKAAVANGTVLQTKGTGASGHFKLPVAEVKPKKKTAVVKKKKPVVKKVKAPGATKRKSTSAKKVKPAAGEPAAKKVKKAVAAKPKAATKPKKSPAKPKKPIAAKPKVKKTPTKKTAAPKKK from the coding sequence ATGACAGACAACGTCGTCGTTTCCACTCCAGCACCAGTTGCCGCATCGCCAGCCGCGAAGAAATCCCCGGCCAAGAAGAAGGTGGCCACTGCTGCCAAAGCGAAAAAGTCCGCAGCGACACATCCTACCACATCGGTGATGGTCACGTCTGCGATCAAGGAGCTTAAGGAGAAGAAAGGATCGTCTCTGCCAGCAATCAAAAAATACTTGGCAGCCAACTACAAAGTTGATCCCGCCAAGTTGGCACCGTTCATCAGGAAATTTTTGAAAGCCGCCGTCGCTAATGGCACTGTCCTTCAGACCAAAGGCACCGGAGCGTCTGGACACTTCAAACTACCGGTGGCCGAGGTTAAACCTAAAAAGAAGACCGCTGTAGTCAAGAAGAAGAAGCCAGTCGTTAAGAAGGTCAAAGCCCCGGGAGCTACAAAGAGGAAATCAACGTCCGCCAAGAAAGTGAAACCCGCAGCCGGCGAACCAGCAGCTAAAAAAGTCAAGAAAGCCGTTGCTGCTAAACCTAAAGCAGCAACCAAGCCTAAGAAGTCACCGGCGAAACCAAAAAAACCGATCGCCGCCAAACCCAAAGTAAAGAAGACTCCGACCAAGAAGACTGCAGCTCCCAAGaagaagtaa
- the LOC126555947 gene encoding histone H2B, which yields MAPGGKSAGKAMKKSGKAQKNITKSDKKRKPKRKESYAIYIYKVLKQVHPDTGVSSKAMSIMNSFVNDLFERIAAESSRLAHYNKRSTITSREIQTAVRLLLPGELAKHAVSEGTKAVTKYTSSK from the coding sequence ATGGCTCCAGGAGGAAAATCCGCAGGCAAAGCAATGAAGAAGTCCGGCAAGGCGCAAAAGAACATCACCAAGTCCGACAAGAAGCGCAAGCCCAAGAGGAAAGAATCGTACGCCATCTACATCTACAAAGTGTTGAAACAAGTACATCCCGATACCGGTGTCTCCTCAAAGGCCATGAGCATCATGAACAGTTTCGTCAACGATCTGTTCGAGCGCATCGCCGCCGAATCCAGTCGTCTTGCCCACTACAACAAGCGCTCGACCATCACCAGTCGGGAAATCCAAACCGCCGTCCGTCTCTTGTTGCCCGGTGAATTGGCCAAGCACGCCGTCAGTGAAGGTACCAAGGCTGTAACCAAATACACCAGTTCCAAATAA
- the LOC126555948 gene encoding histone H2A — protein sequence MSGRGKAGKSKGGKSKTRSSRAGLQFPVGRIHRLLRKGNYAERVGAGAPVYLAAVMEYLAAEVLELAGNAARDNKKSRIIPRHLQLAIRNDEELNKLLSGVTIAQGGVLPNIQAVLLPKKTEKKV from the coding sequence atGAGCGGAAGAGGCAAAGCAGGCAAATCCAAAGGAGGTAAATCCAAGACCAGGTCGTCCCGTGCCGGACTCCAGTTCCCGGTCGGTCGTATCCATCGTCTGTTGAGGAAAGGAAACTACGCCGAACGTGTCGGAGCCGGAGCACCAGTGTACTTGGCCGCCGTCATGGAATATTTGGCAGCTGAAGTTTTGGAGTTGGCCGGTAACGCTGCCCGTGACAACAAGAAATCGCGTATCATTCCCAGACATTTGCAATTGGCCATCAGGAACGACGAAGAATTGAACAAACTGTTGTCCGGAGTGACAATCGCCCAAGGCGGTGTGTTACCCAACATCCAGGCCGTTCTTTTGCCCAAAAAAACCGAAaagaaagtttaa
- the LOC126548874 gene encoding histone H4 — MTGRGKGGKGLGKGGAKRHRKVLRDNIQGITKPAIRRLARRGGVKRISGLIYEETRGVLKVFLENVIRDAVTYTEHAKRKTVTAMDVVYALKRQGRTLYGFGG, encoded by the coding sequence atgaCCGGACGCGGCAAAGGAGGAAAAGGTCTTGGAAAAGGAGGCGCCAAACGTCATCGTAAAGTATTGCGTGACAACATCCAGGGAATCACCAAGCCCGCAATCCGTCGGTTAGCTCGCCGTGGTGGTGTGAAACGTATATCCGGTTTGATCTACGAAGAGACCCGTGGAGTTTTAAAAGTGTTCTTGGAGAACGTGATCCGTGATGCAGTCACCTATACCGAACACGCCAAGAGGAAGACCGTCACCGCCATGGACGTCGTCTACGCGCTGAAACGTCAAGGACGTACCTTGTACGGTTTCGGAGGTTAA